GAACAAAGACTATGCTACAGACTCAAGCTTCAGAGCCTCATTCTAACCAAGAGCTGTTtatcttgaagaaggaggatggGACCTGGAAGATTGCGCGATATGCCTTTTCTACTATGAAGCCGCTTGTACAGGATGGAATTCGACGTAGCTAAATAGGCAGTCCTTGATAAAAATGGTATCGCCGTCTGATCGTTGCCATAAATGTTTCCGATAAGCAAGACTTATGTAGAGACTGTCTCGGATCCACAGTTGATCCCCCTATCCCATCCCGTTTCATCCCATTCTTGGCAGTCTCGGACTCATCCGCGTATTCATCCCTGCAACACATCCCAATGCTCAAAACACGGGAAATTTTAAGTTCACCGATACACAAACGCTCCTAAAAATACGAGACGTAACAATAGGCGTATTTTCTCGCGTCATTTATCAGCGGTGAACCATCTGTCAGCCCATACCCTGAACTCTCAACCGCCGGCAGAGCGTGCCAAATTCGGACCGGACCGAGAAGCTCCGCCGAACAATTCTTCCGTGGAGCGCTTACACCGATGGAATAATATTCCCCGAAGCTTTTGGTCCGCCTTGTTTCAGCGCCCGCTGAAACTATTAAGGACCTACTGTACCTACACCGAATGCCGAGGAAGCCGCAGCTATAAGATCACCGCAATGTCTGTTTGTTTCAAGCACgatgatcttcatcattaCTCATAAACTCTATCGACAATGTGGAAACTCCTTGTCAGCGGCTTTGTCGCCGTCGCGTCGCTCAGCGGCGTGAACGCTGCTTATCCTAACCCTGGTCCCGTCACCGGCGATACTCGTGTTCACGATCCTACCGTCGTCAAGACTCCCAGCGGTGGATACTTGTTGGCTCATACTGGAGATAACGTTTCGCTCAAGACATCTTCTGATCGAACGGCTTGGAAAGATGCAGGTGCTGTTTTCCCCAACGGTGCGCCTTGGACTACCCAGTACACCAAGGGCGACAAGAACCTCTGGGCCCCTGATATTTCATACCATAACGGCCAGTACTATCTGTACTACTCCGCCTCTTCCTTCGGTCAGCGCACTTCTGCCATTTTCCTCGCTACCAGCAAGACCGGCGCCTCCGGCTCATGGACCAACCAAGGTGTCGTCATCGagtccaacaacaacaacgactACAACGCCATCGATGGCAATCTCTTCGTCGACTCTGACGGAAAATGGTGGCTCTCCTTCGGTTCCTTCTGGTCCggtatcaagctcatccaaCTCGACCC
This DNA window, taken from Fusarium fujikuroi IMI 58289 draft genome, chromosome FFUJ_chr11, encodes the following:
- a CDS encoding related to arabinan endo-1,5-alpha-L-arabinosidase A precursor, which encodes MWKLLVSGFVAVASLSGVNAAYPNPGPVTGDTRVHDPTVVKTPSGGYLLAHTGDNVSLKTSSDRTAWKDAGAVFPNGAPWTTQYTKGDKNLWAPDISYHNGQYYLYYSASSFGQRTSAIFLATSKTGASGSWTNQGVVIESNNNNDYNAIDGNLFVDSDGKWWLSFGSFWSGIKLIQLDPKTGKRTGSSLYSLAKRDASVEGAVEAPFITKRGSTYYLWVSFDKCCQGAASTYRVMVGRSSSITGPYVDKAGKQMMSGGGTEIMASHGSIHGPGHNAVFTDNDADVLVYHYYNNAGTALLGINLLRYDNGWPVAY